A genomic stretch from Glaciecola nitratireducens FR1064 includes:
- the leuA gene encoding 2-isopropylmalate synthase, giving the protein MTTVNQSNKQVIIFDTTLRDGEQALPASLNVKDKLQIALMLEKLGVDIIEAGFPVSSPGDFKSVNLIAKEIKNSIVCGLSRALEKDIDACGQSLSVADHFRIHTFIATSDIHVDTKLRKSQDEVVEMAVKAIKHARKYTNDVEFSCEDAGRTHIDYLCRMVESAINAGATTVNIPDTVGYTTPTEFGGIIQNLYNRVPNIDKAVISVHCHNDLGLAVANSLAAVEQGARQVECTVNGIGERAGNCSLEEIAMILQTRYAMLGLSTNINSQEIHKASKLVSNLCNMPVQANKAIVGANAFSHSSGIHQDGVLKGQNTYEIMTPESVGINKNKLNLTSRSGRHVIKHRLGELGYQADEYDLDAIYEAFLRLADKKGQVFDYDLEALLFFDQQKHDHAHYQLDYLLANSGRNIIPNATVRLKVGDQSITESAVGNGPVDAAYNAIMRVVKGHKIDIVDFKLDSKGEGADALAQVSVVAEYNGRRFNGIGLATDIVESGVRALIFVLNNTYLADQIDEQKSQQENIVGV; this is encoded by the coding sequence ATGACTACAGTTAACCAGAGCAATAAGCAGGTCATTATTTTTGACACCACCTTACGTGATGGAGAGCAAGCGCTGCCGGCTAGCCTGAATGTAAAAGACAAGCTACAAATTGCACTGATGCTAGAAAAACTCGGTGTCGATATTATTGAAGCCGGTTTTCCAGTCTCATCACCAGGTGATTTCAAATCCGTTAATTTGATTGCTAAGGAAATTAAAAATTCCATTGTTTGCGGTCTGTCCAGAGCATTGGAAAAAGACATCGACGCCTGCGGACAATCGCTCAGCGTGGCTGATCACTTTCGCATTCACACCTTTATCGCGACGTCAGATATCCATGTAGATACCAAGCTGCGTAAATCACAAGATGAAGTGGTTGAAATGGCAGTAAAGGCCATTAAGCACGCGCGCAAATATACAAATGATGTAGAGTTTAGCTGTGAAGACGCAGGACGGACGCATATCGACTATCTATGCCGTATGGTTGAATCTGCGATAAACGCCGGGGCAACAACAGTCAACATTCCTGATACAGTTGGTTATACAACGCCCACAGAATTTGGCGGCATTATTCAAAACCTATATAACCGTGTTCCCAATATTGATAAAGCGGTCATATCGGTGCATTGCCACAATGATTTAGGCCTCGCTGTCGCGAACTCATTGGCGGCTGTCGAGCAAGGTGCTCGTCAGGTTGAATGCACGGTTAACGGTATAGGCGAGAGAGCTGGCAACTGCTCTTTGGAAGAAATAGCGATGATCCTACAAACTCGCTACGCCATGCTCGGTTTAAGCACCAATATTAATTCACAAGAAATTCATAAGGCATCAAAATTAGTCAGTAACCTTTGCAATATGCCAGTGCAAGCCAACAAAGCAATTGTAGGGGCAAATGCATTTAGTCACTCATCAGGCATTCACCAAGATGGTGTTCTAAAGGGGCAGAATACATACGAAATAATGACGCCAGAAAGTGTGGGAATAAATAAAAACAAACTCAATTTAACATCGCGCTCTGGCCGACACGTCATTAAGCATCGCCTGGGAGAACTTGGCTACCAAGCAGATGAATATGATTTAGATGCTATTTACGAAGCATTTTTACGCTTAGCTGACAAAAAAGGACAAGTGTTTGATTACGACCTGGAAGCCTTGTTGTTCTTCGACCAACAAAAGCACGACCACGCACATTATCAATTGGATTACTTGCTCGCCAACTCAGGTCGCAATATCATACCTAACGCCACCGTTCGCCTTAAAGTGGGCGACCAAAGTATTACGGAATCAGCCGTAGGAAACGGTCCTGTTGACGCCGCATATAATGCTATTATGAGAGTCGTAAAGGGTCACAAAATTGATATCGTTGATTTTAAGCTAGATTCAAAAGGCGAAGGCGCCGACGCGCTTGCTCAAGTTAGCGTAGTAGCTGAATATAATGGTAGACGCTTTAACGGTATAGGCTTGGCTACCGACATTGTTGAATCAGGCGTTCGCGCATTAATTTTCGTATTGAACAATACTTACCTAGCTGATCAAATTGACGAACAAAAATCACAACAAGAAAATATCGTAGGAGTTTAG
- a CDS encoding malate synthase G produces MSTVSTKTTSSPGANGISASAERYVTKGKLSVASELLNFIESSALPNSQTDALAFWQGFEKVLESLMPLNKALLNERETLQKQIDDFHRVDANAPANEYKSFLSTIGYLQAPPIPKSIETQNVDAEIATMAGPQLVVPINNARYALNAVNARWGSLYDALYGTDVISDEGGAEAKGAYNPARGNKVILKAREYLDTIAPLNVGSHVGSQDYQLRDAGLSITLADGSETTLQDPSQLIGFQGEIESPTAILVSHNGLHAEIQFDNSHPIGKTDPAGMKDIVLEAAITTIMDCEDSVAAVDAEDKTLVYQNWLGLMQGNLRIQLDKGDKTFTRSMNPDREYRSLQNEKITLSGRSLMFIRNVGHLMTNSAILFEGEEIPEGIMDAMITSLIAKHDLLNNSPFKNAKENSIYIVKPKMHGPDEVAFTNRLFSSVEQVLGLAKNTIKIGIMDEERRTSLNLGACIQAANERVVFINTGFLDRTGDEIHTSMLKGAFAPKAEIKTRPWLNAYELANVATGLNFGLSGRAQIGKGMWPIPDQMANMMAVKIGHPKTGANTAWVPSPTAATLHALHYHQIDVFEQQRNILSDNKNAHLDYIDTILEIPLMEKGAKLSPQEVTNELDNNVQGILGYVVRWVHQGIGCSKVPDINGVGLMEDRATLRISSQHIANWLEHGLVTAEQVNESLQRMAALVDSQNESDAEYIPMLPDLANSIGFQAAKDLIFLGKEQPSGYTEPLLHARRREMKAKLKDAAS; encoded by the coding sequence ATGTCTACGGTTTCAACAAAGACAACAAGTTCACCTGGTGCAAATGGCATCAGTGCCAGCGCAGAAAGATACGTAACAAAAGGCAAACTGTCGGTCGCCAGCGAACTACTCAATTTCATCGAGTCTAGCGCCTTACCAAATTCCCAAACTGACGCTCTCGCGTTTTGGCAAGGCTTTGAAAAAGTCCTCGAAAGCTTAATGCCACTCAATAAAGCACTATTGAACGAACGTGAAACTTTACAAAAACAAATTGACGACTTTCACCGCGTCGATGCAAACGCTCCCGCAAATGAATACAAATCCTTTTTAAGCACAATAGGCTATTTGCAAGCACCTCCGATTCCTAAATCAATTGAAACTCAAAACGTAGACGCCGAAATTGCGACTATGGCAGGACCGCAACTTGTTGTCCCAATCAATAACGCGAGATATGCATTGAATGCTGTTAATGCCCGCTGGGGAAGTTTATACGACGCACTCTATGGCACTGACGTTATTTCAGATGAAGGTGGCGCCGAAGCTAAAGGGGCATACAACCCTGCCCGTGGTAATAAAGTTATCCTAAAAGCACGAGAATACTTGGATACTATTGCCCCTTTAAATGTAGGCAGCCACGTCGGGAGTCAAGACTATCAGCTACGTGACGCTGGTTTATCGATTACCTTGGCTGATGGCAGCGAAACAACGTTGCAAGACCCGTCTCAACTAATTGGTTTTCAGGGCGAAATAGAAAGCCCAACAGCAATTCTAGTAAGTCATAACGGCTTACATGCTGAAATTCAGTTTGATAATTCACATCCCATTGGCAAAACAGATCCCGCAGGTATGAAAGACATTGTTCTTGAGGCAGCGATAACCACGATTATGGACTGTGAAGACAGTGTTGCCGCAGTTGATGCCGAGGACAAGACCTTAGTTTATCAAAACTGGTTGGGCTTGATGCAAGGCAATTTACGCATTCAGCTTGATAAAGGGGATAAAACTTTTACCCGCAGCATGAACCCAGATCGTGAGTATCGTTCTCTGCAAAATGAAAAGATTACGCTTTCTGGTAGAAGTCTGATGTTTATCCGCAACGTTGGGCATCTTATGACAAACAGTGCGATTTTATTTGAAGGGGAAGAAATCCCAGAAGGGATAATGGACGCGATGATTACATCGCTTATCGCCAAGCATGACCTACTTAATAATAGCCCTTTTAAAAATGCAAAAGAAAACAGTATTTATATCGTAAAACCAAAAATGCATGGTCCTGATGAAGTCGCCTTCACAAACCGACTATTCAGCAGCGTGGAACAAGTACTTGGTTTAGCAAAGAATACGATAAAAATAGGCATTATGGATGAAGAACGCAGAACGAGCCTCAATTTAGGTGCGTGTATTCAAGCTGCAAACGAGCGAGTGGTTTTCATCAACACAGGCTTTTTAGATCGCACTGGCGATGAAATTCATACATCTATGCTGAAAGGTGCTTTTGCACCAAAAGCAGAAATAAAAACGCGCCCTTGGTTGAATGCCTACGAATTAGCGAATGTCGCTACGGGGCTAAATTTTGGGCTATCTGGTCGCGCGCAAATTGGTAAAGGCATGTGGCCTATTCCTGATCAAATGGCTAACATGATGGCGGTCAAAATCGGGCATCCGAAAACGGGCGCAAATACCGCTTGGGTTCCGTCTCCAACGGCAGCAACTTTGCACGCGCTGCATTATCATCAAATTGACGTCTTTGAACAGCAGAGAAATATACTTAGCGATAATAAAAATGCCCATTTGGATTATATCGATACCATTCTAGAAATCCCGCTCATGGAAAAAGGTGCAAAACTAAGTCCGCAAGAAGTCACTAACGAACTCGACAATAATGTTCAGGGTATTTTAGGCTACGTTGTGCGCTGGGTACATCAAGGCATTGGCTGTTCTAAAGTGCCCGATATTAATGGCGTCGGCCTCATGGAAGACAGAGCGACGTTGAGAATTAGCAGTCAGCATATTGCGAACTGGCTTGAACACGGGCTTGTAACTGCGGAGCAAGTAAATGAGTCTTTGCAACGAATGGCTGCTTTGGTTGATAGTCAAAATGAAAGTGATGCAGAATACATTCCGATGCTTCCAGACTTAGCGAATTCAATCGGTTTTCAAGCCGCTAAAGACCTTATCTTCTTAGGCAAAGAACAACCATCTGGTTACACTGAGCCGCTGTTGCATGCTCGCCGCAGAGAAATGAAGGCAAAGCTTAAGGACGCTGCTAGTTAG
- a CDS encoding HD-GYP domain-containing protein, producing MIKSISISELTIGMYVENVVKQKGNVRIKSRGLVKTQSILDALKSKGILEIEVDFAKSRLPESATKNNPRSEQLLDSDNNAESSSAADIGQLQSDTLSSSVPMRNSIKIAQIEESSSTNAIKAARHQEALEEADKLYSQAKNVQKSFLSQLRSGSTPNIDDLNNLSQHIIESVFDNTDALSCLLMLKDSNEYLVEHAINCAILLAMFARAKNMSEAEVEDLTNAGLLMDVGMASLPRELVAKTSKLNEAEWAKMKTHVDIGVEIAEGLADPQPIVLDVIANHHERINGSGYPNAKTASEISVYSQMAAIVDCYDAMISNRHHRRSVSATAALQELERDETLDRDLVIEFINAIGLHPVGSLVELHSKNLGIVSKRNRQHPLDPVVMIFYSLQTQLHTDVQRVDLLEADDHIVTGVRPEEFSMNLGKFFKKVFLSG from the coding sequence ATGATTAAATCCATTTCCATTTCTGAGCTCACCATAGGTATGTATGTTGAGAACGTGGTCAAGCAAAAAGGCAACGTTCGCATAAAAAGTAGAGGATTGGTTAAAACTCAATCGATTTTGGATGCGCTGAAAAGCAAAGGCATATTAGAAATTGAAGTCGACTTTGCTAAAAGCCGACTCCCAGAGAGTGCCACTAAAAACAACCCTAGATCAGAGCAATTGCTTGATAGCGATAATAACGCAGAGAGCAGTTCTGCTGCTGATATCGGACAGTTACAGAGTGACACTCTAAGCTCAAGCGTGCCAATGCGAAATTCCATAAAAATAGCGCAGATAGAAGAGTCTAGCTCAACAAACGCTATCAAAGCAGCTCGGCATCAAGAGGCATTAGAGGAAGCTGATAAGCTCTATTCTCAAGCGAAGAATGTACAAAAAAGTTTTCTCAGTCAATTACGGTCAGGTTCAACACCAAATATCGATGATTTAAATAACCTGTCGCAACATATCATTGAGTCTGTATTCGACAACACCGATGCACTCTCCTGTTTATTAATGCTGAAAGACTCCAATGAGTATTTAGTAGAACATGCTATCAACTGTGCCATTTTGCTCGCTATGTTTGCTCGCGCCAAGAATATGTCTGAGGCAGAAGTTGAAGATTTAACCAACGCTGGCTTACTTATGGATGTCGGCATGGCCTCCCTACCCCGTGAACTCGTCGCAAAAACAAGCAAACTAAATGAGGCCGAGTGGGCGAAGATGAAAACGCATGTCGATATTGGTGTCGAGATAGCTGAAGGCTTAGCTGACCCACAACCTATTGTGTTAGATGTGATTGCCAATCATCATGAGCGAATAAACGGCAGTGGCTATCCCAATGCGAAAACGGCATCAGAAATTAGCGTTTATTCTCAAATGGCCGCCATCGTCGACTGTTACGACGCGATGATATCGAATCGTCATCACCGACGCTCTGTAAGCGCAACAGCTGCTCTGCAAGAATTAGAGCGCGATGAAACGCTAGACCGCGACCTAGTTATAGAGTTTATTAACGCAATTGGGCTGCATCCTGTTGGCTCCTTAGTTGAACTGCACAGTAAAAACCTCGGCATTGTGAGTAAGCGTAATCGTCAACATCCGCTCGATCCTGTAGTGATGATTTTTTACAGTTTACAAACGCAACTACACACCGATGTGCAGCGGGTTGATCTGCTAGAAGCCGATGATCACATTGTAACCGGCGTAAGACCTGAAGAATTTAGTATGAATTTGGGAAAATTCTTTAAGAAAGTGTTTTTATCCGGTTAA
- the leuB gene encoding 3-isopropylmalate dehydrogenase gives MATYHIAVLPGDGIGPEVMEQANRVLDAVCTKFDITLERTTYPVGGFAIDQHGEALPQTTLDGCEQADAILFGSIGGPKWDSLPLDKRPERAALLKLRSHFDLFSNLRPAKIYSGLEHLSPLRSDIAQSGVDVLVVRELTSGIYFGQPKGLEGEGEEQFAFDTMRYSKREIRRIAISAFEAAMKRNKKVTSVDKANVLVCSRLWREVVEEVAKDYPEVKLEHIYIDNATMQLICDPAQFDVMLCSNLFGDIISDECAMLTGSMGLLPSASINGSGFGMYEPAGGSAPDIAGKGIANPIAQILSASMMLRYSLGEVDAADAIDAAVVKTLEDGILTAELMPKEERVNASSTAAVGTYILQQIS, from the coding sequence ATGGCCACATACCATATTGCAGTTTTACCCGGGGATGGTATTGGTCCTGAAGTGATGGAACAAGCAAATCGAGTATTAGACGCGGTTTGTACTAAGTTTGATATTACTCTAGAACGCACAACCTATCCTGTAGGTGGTTTTGCAATCGACCAACATGGTGAAGCATTGCCACAAACAACCCTTGATGGATGCGAACAGGCTGATGCGATTTTGTTCGGCTCAATTGGCGGTCCAAAGTGGGATAGTCTGCCTTTAGATAAACGTCCAGAACGCGCCGCGTTACTGAAACTGCGCAGTCATTTCGATCTATTCAGTAATTTACGTCCAGCAAAAATTTACTCAGGCCTTGAGCACCTATCCCCACTGCGCAGCGATATTGCCCAGTCTGGCGTGGATGTTTTGGTGGTACGTGAGCTCACTTCAGGCATTTATTTCGGCCAGCCTAAAGGGCTTGAAGGAGAAGGTGAAGAACAGTTTGCTTTTGATACCATGCGCTATTCGAAACGTGAAATTCGGCGCATTGCTATCAGCGCATTTGAAGCGGCAATGAAACGCAATAAAAAAGTCACCTCCGTCGATAAAGCTAATGTGCTTGTTTGCAGCCGCTTGTGGCGTGAAGTAGTTGAAGAAGTTGCAAAAGATTACCCTGAAGTAAAGCTTGAACATATTTACATTGATAACGCGACTATGCAGCTTATCTGTGACCCTGCACAATTCGACGTGATGTTATGCTCCAATTTATTTGGCGATATCATCAGCGACGAGTGCGCAATGTTAACTGGCTCAATGGGCCTATTGCCGTCGGCGAGCATCAATGGTTCAGGATTTGGTATGTACGAACCAGCAGGCGGCTCAGCGCCGGACATTGCAGGTAAAGGCATTGCCAACCCAATTGCGCAAATTCTTTCAGCCTCAATGATGTTACGATACAGCCTAGGCGAAGTTGACGCCGCTGACGCTATTGACGCAGCCGTCGTAAAGACCTTGGAAGATGGCATATTAACCGCTGAATTAATGCCCAAAGAAGAACGCGTAAACGCGAGTTCTACCGCAGCCGTAGGCACTTATATTTTACAACAAATCTCTTAA
- a CDS encoding LysR family transcriptional regulator — translation MNIAKVDLNLLVYLDVLLREGSVTKAANQLSITQPAMSNGLKRLRDLFKDPLLVRTSDGMTPTKRALELQPVIRDVLSKLESSIQPEIEFSPETSVRTFRIMTSDYAESTLLLELIGRLAVLAPNITLDLITPSDVTFHDVEQGKVDMAINRFEELPLSFHQKVIWYDSFSCVIGSDHPMKNNFDLAAYLKGTHIWVSKTGFGVGVGIDPNEVQKLGWVDAELTKIGKQREIRVFTRHYHAALQLAKTQNLIATLPTKAAKIFKDDPKVVVLEPPFDIPPIALKMAWSALLHHDAGHIWLRRLITEVANAMTSETQP, via the coding sequence TTGAATATTGCAAAAGTCGACCTGAATCTATTAGTTTACCTAGACGTTTTATTAAGAGAAGGCAGCGTCACCAAAGCAGCTAACCAGCTAAGTATTACCCAACCAGCGATGAGCAATGGCCTTAAGCGATTGCGAGATTTATTCAAAGACCCCTTACTCGTTAGAACCAGCGATGGTATGACGCCAACTAAACGTGCTCTGGAGTTACAGCCAGTTATTCGTGATGTGTTGAGTAAGTTAGAATCGTCTATTCAACCCGAAATTGAGTTTAGTCCTGAAACAAGCGTACGTACTTTCAGAATAATGACCAGCGACTACGCGGAATCCACATTACTGCTTGAACTCATTGGCCGCCTCGCAGTATTAGCGCCTAACATTACTTTAGATTTGATCACTCCTAGCGACGTAACGTTTCACGATGTTGAGCAAGGCAAGGTTGATATGGCCATAAATCGCTTTGAGGAGCTGCCTCTTTCGTTTCATCAAAAGGTCATTTGGTACGATTCATTTTCGTGCGTAATTGGCAGCGATCATCCCATGAAAAATAATTTTGATCTTGCCGCGTATTTGAAAGGCACCCACATTTGGGTGAGTAAAACTGGTTTTGGTGTTGGTGTCGGTATTGACCCAAATGAAGTGCAAAAGTTGGGTTGGGTTGACGCTGAGCTAACAAAAATAGGTAAGCAGCGTGAAATTCGTGTTTTTACGCGCCATTATCACGCAGCGCTGCAGTTGGCCAAAACACAGAATTTAATAGCAACATTACCGACCAAGGCGGCTAAAATTTTTAAAGACGACCCAAAAGTTGTCGTTCTTGAGCCACCTTTCGACATTCCACCCATTGCATTGAAGATGGCGTGGAGTGCGTTACTGCACCACGATGCAGGTCATATTTGGCTGCGAAGACTTATTACAGAAGTCGCAAACGCTATGACTAGTGAGACACAACCCTAA
- the leuC gene encoding 3-isopropylmalate dehydratase large subunit, translated as MAQTLYDKVWNAHIVEQLGEDTLLYIDRHLIHEVTSPQAFAGLNEKDRKVRRPDLTFGTMDHSISTRSLALDACGPQNKLQLQTLAVNCEQHNIQLYPVGHKNQGIVHVIGPQLGLIQPGMTVVCGDSHTATHGAFGALAFGIGTSQVEHVLATQTLKQSKGKSMKVEVAGKLPTGVTAKDIILAIIGEIGHAGATGYVIEYCGEAIRELSMEQRMTICNMSIEAGAKAGLIAPDQKTIDYLNGKEFSPTGKHWDDAVSYWQSLTTDADATFDTVVTLQAKEIQPQITWGTNPGQVIGVNQAIPSPDDFDDPIEKESAKKALKYMGLEAGQTWDKVNVSHVFIGSCTNSRIEDLRAAAKIAATGKVKSNVTAIVVPGSVAVKELAEQEALDVIFKEAGFEWRLPGCSMCLGMNDDILQAGDRCASTSNRNFEGRQGRGSRTHLVSPEMAVAAALTGNFADSRQFGE; from the coding sequence ATGGCTCAAACCCTTTATGACAAAGTCTGGAACGCACATATCGTTGAACAGTTAGGTGAAGACACTCTTTTGTATATTGACCGTCACCTCATTCACGAAGTTACTTCACCTCAGGCCTTTGCCGGATTAAATGAGAAGGATCGCAAAGTACGTCGGCCTGATCTCACCTTTGGCACCATGGACCACAGCATATCCACGCGCTCACTAGCTTTAGATGCGTGCGGGCCACAAAATAAATTACAGCTGCAAACCTTGGCTGTAAACTGTGAACAGCACAACATACAGCTGTATCCTGTTGGTCATAAAAACCAAGGCATCGTGCATGTAATTGGTCCTCAGTTGGGTCTCATCCAACCTGGTATGACCGTTGTTTGTGGCGACAGCCACACGGCTACGCATGGAGCATTTGGCGCACTCGCCTTTGGTATAGGTACTTCACAAGTTGAACATGTTCTCGCAACTCAGACTTTAAAACAAAGTAAAGGCAAAAGCATGAAAGTTGAGGTAGCAGGCAAGCTACCTACAGGTGTTACAGCAAAAGATATCATCCTGGCCATTATCGGCGAAATAGGTCACGCGGGTGCTACTGGCTATGTTATTGAGTATTGTGGTGAAGCGATCCGCGAATTATCGATGGAACAGCGCATGACCATCTGCAACATGAGCATTGAAGCTGGTGCAAAAGCAGGCTTAATTGCACCCGATCAAAAAACTATCGATTATCTCAACGGAAAAGAATTCTCCCCAACGGGAAAACATTGGGATGATGCAGTTAGCTATTGGCAATCATTAACGACAGATGCGGATGCCACTTTCGATACTGTTGTTACCCTGCAGGCGAAGGAAATTCAACCACAAATTACCTGGGGCACTAATCCAGGGCAAGTAATTGGCGTAAACCAAGCGATTCCATCCCCTGATGATTTTGATGATCCTATAGAAAAAGAGTCCGCTAAAAAGGCACTCAAGTATATGGGCTTAGAAGCTGGACAAACATGGGACAAGGTTAACGTATCTCACGTTTTCATTGGTTCTTGCACTAATAGTCGTATTGAAGACTTAAGGGCGGCAGCCAAAATAGCTGCAACAGGCAAAGTGAAAAGTAACGTTACCGCTATTGTAGTTCCTGGCTCTGTTGCGGTGAAAGAACTAGCGGAACAAGAGGCCTTGGATGTCATATTCAAAGAAGCGGGCTTTGAGTGGAGACTGCCAGGTTGTTCAATGTGCTTAGGCATGAACGACGATATTCTGCAGGCAGGTGACCGCTGCGCCTCTACCAGCAATCGAAATTTTGAAGGTCGTCAAGGTCGTGGTTCAAGAACTCATTTAGTAAGCCCCGAAATGGCTGTTGCCGCAGCTTTAACCGGCAATTTTGCTGATTCAAGGCAGTTTGGAGAATAA
- a CDS encoding DUF1499 domain-containing protein: protein MLVPLFSFIFLAGCAGSGPKLGVTDGQLTPCPITPNCVNSQATGKLDSVEPLYFTGTQKDAKERLIKVLKEMERTEVTVDQEDYIRAESTSAIFGFVDDVEFYFPSEETGKIVIQTRSASRLGLSDLGVNRRRIEEIRDKFNAN, encoded by the coding sequence ATGCTAGTCCCATTATTCAGTTTTATTTTCTTGGCAGGATGTGCGGGCAGCGGGCCCAAATTAGGCGTCACTGATGGACAATTAACACCTTGTCCAATTACGCCGAACTGTGTCAACAGTCAAGCCACTGGTAAACTAGACTCTGTAGAGCCTCTTTATTTTACCGGCACACAAAAAGACGCGAAGGAACGCCTTATTAAAGTACTGAAAGAGATGGAGCGAACCGAAGTTACAGTAGATCAGGAAGATTATATTCGAGCCGAGTCCACCTCAGCAATCTTTGGATTTGTCGATGATGTTGAGTTTTATTTCCCATCAGAAGAGACTGGAAAAATAGTCATTCAGACCCGTTCAGCTTCTCGTCTTGGACTTTCAGACCTTGGCGTTAATAGAAGACGAATAGAAGAAATTCGTGATAAATTTAACGCAAACTAG
- the leuD gene encoding 3-isopropylmalate dehydratase small subunit, with the protein MTGFTELTGKAAPLDQANIDTDQIIPKQFLTGVTRAGYGVHLFHDWRYLDLHEQELNPEFELNKPEHQGAKILLSRENFGCGSSREHAPWALADFGFACVIATSFADIFYGNCINNQFLPIALPSKQMDELFAHVANDPDISFHVDLKNQTLNVGNSTYKFDIAEHHKQNMLKGLDAIGQTLEFDSSISAFEEKRLAWL; encoded by the coding sequence ATGACAGGATTTACAGAGTTAACAGGTAAGGCCGCTCCATTAGATCAAGCCAACATTGATACTGACCAAATAATCCCAAAACAGTTTTTAACCGGCGTGACGCGCGCAGGCTATGGTGTGCACCTGTTTCATGACTGGCGTTATTTAGACTTGCATGAGCAAGAGTTGAACCCTGAATTTGAGTTGAATAAACCGGAACATCAAGGAGCTAAAATTTTGTTGTCTCGCGAGAACTTTGGCTGCGGTTCAAGTCGAGAACATGCTCCATGGGCTCTGGCAGATTTTGGCTTTGCATGTGTCATTGCGACAAGTTTTGCCGATATTTTTTATGGTAACTGTATTAACAATCAATTTCTTCCTATCGCACTGCCAAGTAAACAAATGGACGAATTGTTCGCGCATGTGGCAAATGACCCAGACATTAGCTTTCATGTTGACCTCAAGAATCAAACATTGAACGTTGGCAACAGCACTTATAAATTTGACATTGCTGAGCACCACAAACAAAATATGCTTAAAGGATTAGACGCAATCGGGCAAACACTCGAGTTTGATAGCAGTATAAGTGCATTCGAGGAGAAACGTCTCGCTTGGTTATAG